The Geotalea uraniireducens Rf4 genome window below encodes:
- the miaB gene encoding tRNA (N6-isopentenyl adenosine(37)-C2)-methylthiotransferase MiaB has protein sequence MTREKLLYLETFGCQMNVSDSEKIAALLKGIGYFPTQDSSQADLVILNTCSVRAKAEEKVYNHLVQYKGLKRKKPGIILGVGGCVAQQEGERLLANVPHLDIVFGTHNLHLLPELVRAAEKGERLAEVGFIDNETRLDLFPVDERTDGVSRFVTVMQGCENFCSYCIVPYVRGREISRRSADILGEVRGMAGNGVKEVTLLGQNVNSYGLKSSGEMSFIALLREVSLIPGIERIRFTTSHPKDFSQPLIDCFAEIPKLCRHIHLPAQSGSNAVLAAMNRGYTREEYLGSIARLKAACPSIQITGDIIVGFPGETEEDFQATLSLMEEVRYTDVFSFIYSKRPETKAAGYADEVGQDEKQGRLSRLLDLQRRITLETNKSFVGTVQQVLIEGESRRGGQFYGRTSGNRVVNLAADVSLVGSIVNVMITRGDQNSLQGELCR, from the coding sequence GTGACAAGAGAAAAACTGCTGTACCTCGAAACTTTCGGCTGCCAGATGAATGTCAGTGATTCGGAAAAAATCGCAGCGCTGCTGAAAGGGATCGGTTATTTTCCCACCCAGGACTCATCTCAGGCTGATCTTGTAATTCTCAATACCTGCAGTGTCAGAGCGAAAGCGGAAGAGAAGGTCTACAATCATCTTGTCCAGTACAAGGGGCTGAAACGGAAAAAACCGGGCATCATTCTCGGGGTAGGCGGCTGTGTTGCCCAACAGGAGGGTGAGCGGCTGCTGGCAAATGTCCCACATCTGGACATCGTATTCGGAACCCACAATCTTCACCTGTTGCCGGAGCTGGTCAGAGCGGCGGAGAAGGGGGAGCGGCTTGCGGAAGTCGGTTTTATCGACAACGAAACCAGGCTTGATCTCTTTCCCGTTGATGAACGGACAGACGGGGTCTCCCGCTTCGTCACCGTCATGCAGGGGTGTGAAAATTTCTGCTCCTACTGCATCGTCCCTTATGTGCGCGGAAGGGAGATCAGCCGCCGCTCGGCAGACATCCTCGGCGAGGTCAGGGGAATGGCGGGAAATGGAGTCAAGGAAGTGACCCTCCTGGGTCAAAATGTCAACTCTTACGGTCTCAAAAGTTCCGGCGAGATGAGCTTTATCGCCCTGTTGCGAGAGGTGTCGCTGATCCCGGGCATCGAGCGCATCCGCTTTACCACTTCCCATCCCAAGGATTTTTCTCAGCCGCTGATCGATTGTTTTGCCGAAATCCCCAAACTATGCAGACATATTCATCTGCCTGCCCAGTCGGGGAGCAACGCGGTGCTGGCGGCAATGAACAGGGGGTATACCCGCGAGGAATACCTCGGGTCGATTGCCCGCCTGAAGGCCGCATGTCCTTCGATCCAGATAACCGGCGACATCATCGTCGGTTTCCCCGGCGAAACGGAGGAGGATTTCCAGGCAACCCTGTCGCTCATGGAGGAGGTGAGGTATACCGATGTCTTCTCCTTCATCTATTCAAAACGGCCGGAAACAAAGGCGGCCGGATATGCAGACGAAGTCGGCCAGGATGAAAAGCAGGGGCGTCTCAGCCGCTTGCTGGATCTTCAGCGGCGCATCACCCTGGAAACCAACAAGAGCTTTGTCGGCACCGTTCAGCAGGTCCTCATCGAAGGGGAGAGCAGGCGGGGGGGACAGTTTTACGGCCGGACTTCGGGGAACAGGGTTGTTAACCTCGCAGCAGATGTCTCCCTGGTAGGAAGCATCGTCAATGTCATGATTACCCGCGGTGATCAGAATTCGTTGCAGGGGGAGCTCTGCCGGTAG
- a CDS encoding DUF3373 domain-containing protein, whose amino-acid sequence MKSISKKILSSTLLLALSMPLTALAADQDLQQKVDSMSKELETLKQQVKRTEDKSLGKWLTIGGDYRFRIDSLQGKTKAFTDVNRTFSFAQQQMNNGFLSDPVNFGPSVLAFSNFAAGMNQVRTFNGANAFLGNPANQAMLGQLQNFAQMVPAQTVKNDTLYTNRLGLDLHAKATKDVTVNVRLVAYKTFGSLDDSAVTGSGGTPFFADRVGVFDGTIGHVPSSDFLGVDRAYATWSNIAEQPVWFSVGRRPSTNGVPSHLRMNNEKPGNGGTPALLVDYAFDGMTLGWAPDFDMLPGAYAKVCYGRGFEAGVDTPNSSGNTLRDTDMLGVAVIPYDTDPLRISFQWNRGFNIFDFPVMNNTAFGDTAPTVELGSIDWYELGALSTQKNIGPGTLNLFGSFGLSVTHPNDNVSANAGFQGLLTGQFFNPEAPTDKTGWAAYVGARYDYTPTRTKLGFEYNHGSKNWITFAPAADDMWTSKVGTRGNVYEGYVIQELNLQPVSSYLSKTFFRLGYQYYDFEYTGSNNWVGAPQKIADLQASSMQLLAPLKSAQNIYFTFEVKF is encoded by the coding sequence ATGAAAAGCATCTCGAAGAAAATCCTGTCAAGCACTCTGCTGCTCGCCCTCTCCATGCCCCTCACAGCATTGGCCGCAGACCAGGACCTGCAACAGAAAGTCGATTCAATGTCCAAGGAACTGGAAACCCTGAAACAGCAGGTGAAAAGGACCGAGGACAAATCCCTCGGCAAATGGTTGACCATCGGCGGCGATTACCGGTTCAGGATTGACTCTTTGCAGGGAAAAACCAAAGCATTCACCGATGTGAACAGAACCTTTTCCTTTGCCCAGCAGCAAATGAATAACGGCTTTTTGTCAGATCCCGTTAATTTTGGCCCGTCAGTACTTGCATTTTCCAACTTTGCCGCTGGCATGAATCAGGTAAGGACTTTCAATGGAGCGAATGCGTTTCTTGGTAATCCAGCCAACCAGGCGATGCTTGGGCAGCTTCAGAACTTTGCACAAATGGTCCCTGCTCAAACCGTCAAGAATGACACCCTCTACACCAATCGCCTCGGCCTCGACCTCCACGCCAAGGCCACCAAGGATGTAACCGTCAATGTCCGGCTCGTTGCCTACAAGACCTTCGGCTCACTGGACGACAGTGCAGTGACCGGCAGCGGCGGCACCCCCTTCTTTGCAGACCGGGTCGGCGTATTTGACGGCACCATCGGGCACGTTCCTTCCAGCGACTTCCTCGGCGTTGACCGCGCCTATGCCACCTGGTCCAACATCGCCGAGCAGCCTGTATGGTTCTCGGTTGGCCGCCGCCCCTCCACCAACGGCGTACCCAGCCATCTGCGGATGAACAATGAAAAACCGGGGAACGGCGGCACCCCTGCCCTGCTCGTGGACTATGCCTTTGACGGCATGACACTCGGCTGGGCCCCGGACTTCGACATGCTCCCCGGCGCCTATGCCAAGGTCTGCTACGGCCGCGGATTTGAAGCCGGAGTTGATACGCCGAACAGTTCCGGCAATACCCTTCGTGATACCGACATGCTTGGCGTGGCGGTCATCCCTTACGACACTGACCCGCTGCGCATCAGTTTCCAATGGAACCGCGGCTTCAACATCTTCGACTTCCCGGTCATGAACAACACCGCCTTCGGCGACACCGCCCCTACAGTGGAACTCGGTTCCATAGACTGGTACGAACTGGGCGCCCTCAGCACCCAGAAAAACATTGGCCCAGGCACTCTCAACCTGTTTGGTTCTTTCGGCCTGAGCGTCACCCATCCAAACGACAATGTATCCGCCAATGCCGGTTTTCAGGGACTCTTGACCGGCCAGTTCTTCAACCCCGAGGCGCCAACCGACAAGACCGGCTGGGCCGCCTATGTGGGCGCACGTTACGACTACACCCCGACCCGCACAAAACTCGGTTTTGAGTACAACCACGGCTCCAAGAATTGGATCACCTTTGCACCGGCAGCAGACGATATGTGGACAAGCAAAGTCGGAACAAGAGGTAATGTCTACGAAGGATACGTGATCCAGGAGCTGAATCTGCAGCCGGTTTCTTCCTATCTCAGCAAGACATTTTTCCGCCTCGGCTACCAGTACTATGACTTCGAGTATACCGGCAGCAATAACTGGGTAGGCGCTCCGCAGAAGATTGCCGATTTGCAAGCATCCAGCATGCAACTGCTGGCACCGCTGAAAAGCGCCCAGAACATCTACTTCACCTTCGAGGTTAAATTTTAA
- a CDS encoding cytochrome c, with protein MKLHGFVTTFMVACLASAPAMAKDHPGKEAIEKNGYKGPATCEECHPGTAKGFLDSVHWKHASKVSNVEGLDPKKEYGMKNRIYTMCNGNDIVNNLKEIPKSPETGKTKFTGCNTCHPGNHLSDVGSTGEAAENAIDCLVCHSTDYDFRKRKPYKDEKGQIVMGQDRSTKAALAISKPTVKNCMVCHEAAGGGVLVKRGFAFTAETDAHAAKGMVCVDCHTAKNHKIPTGYDPNNWANDGVRISCADTACHGNKPHKDADLNRHTARIACQTCHIPRTGGAFAKDFTKWEQSPDKFYEPTTLKKEANETVPVYAWYNNTVKNTPTFIGPKGNRKDKTSKIYPFKIFQGKAFFDKKTGKLMSMDFAPPMATGDTLAGVASAAKTLGIKNYTPVPGWQTIYFGSNHLVTKSKAFSCANCHAPNGVLNFKDLGYSEKEILRLTSPAIYMESMVKKQKEEW; from the coding sequence ATGAAACTTCACGGATTTGTCACTACATTTATGGTAGCTTGCCTTGCCTCTGCCCCGGCGATGGCCAAGGACCATCCGGGCAAGGAAGCAATCGAGAAAAACGGCTACAAGGGGCCGGCTACTTGCGAAGAATGCCATCCCGGCACGGCCAAAGGCTTTCTGGACAGCGTCCACTGGAAACATGCATCAAAGGTAAGCAATGTCGAGGGATTAGACCCCAAAAAAGAATACGGCATGAAAAACCGGATCTATACCATGTGCAACGGTAATGATATCGTCAACAACCTTAAAGAGATCCCGAAGAGCCCGGAAACGGGCAAGACCAAGTTCACCGGATGCAACACCTGTCATCCTGGCAACCATCTGAGCGATGTGGGGAGCACCGGCGAAGCCGCGGAAAACGCCATCGATTGCCTGGTCTGCCACTCCACCGACTATGATTTCAGGAAACGAAAGCCTTACAAGGACGAAAAGGGGCAGATCGTCATGGGCCAGGACAGAAGCACAAAGGCCGCCCTGGCGATCAGCAAGCCTACGGTTAAAAACTGCATGGTCTGCCATGAAGCTGCCGGCGGGGGCGTGCTCGTCAAAAGAGGGTTTGCCTTCACTGCAGAGACCGATGCCCATGCAGCCAAGGGAATGGTCTGCGTGGACTGCCACACAGCCAAAAACCACAAAATCCCCACAGGTTATGACCCTAACAACTGGGCAAACGATGGTGTACGTATTTCCTGCGCCGACACGGCGTGTCATGGCAATAAGCCCCACAAGGATGCTGACCTGAATCGCCATACGGCAAGAATCGCCTGCCAGACCTGCCACATTCCCAGGACTGGCGGCGCCTTTGCCAAGGACTTCACCAAGTGGGAACAGAGCCCTGACAAGTTTTATGAGCCGACAACCCTGAAGAAAGAAGCCAATGAAACCGTGCCGGTCTATGCCTGGTACAATAATACGGTAAAAAACACCCCGACCTTCATCGGCCCGAAAGGGAACAGAAAAGACAAGACCAGCAAGATCTATCCTTTCAAGATCTTCCAGGGCAAGGCATTCTTCGACAAAAAGACCGGCAAGCTCATGTCCATGGATTTCGCCCCGCCCATGGCAACCGGCGATACGCTGGCAGGCGTGGCATCGGCTGCCAAGACCTTGGGGATCAAGAACTATACACCTGTTCCTGGATGGCAAACCATCTATTTCGGCAGCAATCACCTGGTCACCAAGAGCAAGGCGTTTTCCTGCGCAAACTGCCACGCACCCAACGGAGTTCTTAATTTCAAAGATCTCGGTTATAGCGAAAAGGAAATCCTGCGGCTGACCAGCCCCGCGATTTATATGGAAAGCATGGTCAAAAAACAGAAAGAAGAGTGGTAA
- the rpsT gene encoding 30S ribosomal protein S20, whose protein sequence is MANHKSALKRIKQTEKRTERNRHVRSTLRTFIKRVREAAAAKDAALAKEALAAAIPVIDTAASKGVIHSSNASRNISRLTKLVNTLG, encoded by the coding sequence TTGGCAAATCATAAATCGGCACTCAAGAGAATCAAGCAGACAGAAAAAAGAACAGAAAGAAACCGACATGTCCGCTCGACCCTGCGGACTTTCATAAAGCGTGTTCGTGAAGCAGCAGCGGCAAAGGATGCAGCCCTTGCCAAAGAAGCACTGGCAGCAGCTATTCCCGTTATCGACACCGCGGCTTCCAAGGGTGTTATCCACTCCTCCAATGCCTCACGCAATATCTCAAGGCTCACCAAACTGGTAAACACTCTGGGCTAG
- the holA gene encoding DNA polymerase III subunit delta, which translates to MKPEEFARALEKGDIGPLYYMYGDEPYLIERGVKRLLEQVVSPDFRDFNLNVFYGNECKGEEIFSAAQTLPMFSERRAILVKKSHELSAATLEVLTGYVQNPSPSTCLIFQGEKIDQRKKFFTEMKKTGELVEFKRPYENQLGPFIREEVKAYGKRIEPAAADLLAYMVGNNLQELASQIEKVATYSGKRESITVGDVKEIVSDTKVDTVFELADAFGEKNLSKALRTLYTILRDGEAPLLVLAMLSRHFRQLWRVRELLDRKIPTNEIGKAAGINPYFLKKVIEQARNYRTTELKGVFERLFDLDLALKTGGGKPAALMERLTMEVCGKR; encoded by the coding sequence ATGAAGCCGGAAGAGTTTGCACGGGCTCTGGAAAAAGGGGACATCGGTCCCCTTTACTATATGTATGGCGATGAACCTTACCTGATCGAAAGGGGGGTAAAGCGACTGCTGGAGCAGGTGGTATCACCTGATTTCCGTGATTTCAACCTGAACGTGTTCTACGGCAATGAATGCAAGGGGGAGGAAATATTCAGCGCAGCGCAAACCTTGCCGATGTTTTCCGAGCGGCGCGCTATTCTGGTGAAAAAAAGTCATGAATTGTCCGCAGCAACCCTCGAAGTCCTGACGGGCTATGTCCAGAATCCTTCCCCATCAACCTGCCTGATTTTCCAGGGGGAGAAGATTGACCAGCGTAAAAAATTCTTCACGGAAATGAAAAAAACGGGCGAGCTGGTGGAATTCAAGCGTCCTTACGAGAACCAGTTAGGGCCGTTTATCCGTGAAGAGGTAAAGGCGTACGGTAAACGCATCGAACCTGCTGCTGCAGACCTCCTGGCGTACATGGTCGGCAACAATCTCCAGGAACTGGCGTCGCAAATCGAGAAGGTTGCAACATACAGCGGCAAGCGGGAAAGCATAACTGTCGGCGATGTAAAGGAGATCGTATCCGATACCAAGGTCGACACTGTTTTCGAGTTGGCCGACGCCTTTGGAGAAAAGAACCTCAGCAAGGCATTGCGCACCCTCTATACCATTCTGCGCGACGGCGAAGCCCCTCTGCTGGTGCTGGCAATGCTGTCCCGCCATTTTCGCCAGCTCTGGCGGGTGAGGGAGTTGTTGGATCGCAAGATTCCCACCAATGAAATCGGCAAGGCCGCCGGTATCAATCCTTATTTCCTGAAAAAAGTGATCGAACAGGCACGGAATTATCGTACCACCGAACTCAAAGGGGTTTTTGAACGGTTATTCGATCTGGACCTGGCGCTAAAGACGGGTGGGGGGAAACCTGCTGCCCTCATGGAGCGTTTGACCATGGAAGTGTGCGGCAAGAGGTAA
- the lptE gene encoding LPS assembly lipoprotein LptE produces MHRFFAFWLLMIVGIALNGCGYHHVGSVAGSPVGGKDGVHIPVFANKSYHPGLETVLTSNLVDEFARRSGGKAVDEAAARLVLSGAVLSYAVTPVSYTAADKIREYRLTIKVVATLSDRQSGKVLWKGELSGSQDYPANSNLALQQNSEDAAVREICRRLAEQIHEKTQEDF; encoded by the coding sequence TTGCACAGGTTTTTTGCCTTCTGGCTTTTGATGATTGTCGGTATTGCTCTGAACGGTTGCGGTTATCACCATGTCGGAAGTGTGGCTGGTTCGCCTGTCGGGGGGAAGGACGGGGTTCATATTCCTGTCTTTGCCAACAAGAGTTACCATCCCGGACTGGAAACCGTCCTTACTTCAAACCTGGTCGACGAGTTTGCCAGGCGCAGCGGGGGGAAGGCCGTGGACGAAGCCGCTGCTCGGCTTGTCCTGAGCGGCGCGGTTCTTTCCTATGCGGTTACCCCTGTTTCATATACTGCCGCCGACAAGATAAGGGAGTACCGTTTGACCATCAAGGTCGTTGCGACCTTGTCCGACAGGCAGAGCGGGAAGGTTCTCTGGAAGGGGGAGCTTTCCGGGAGTCAGGACTATCCGGCAAACTCGAACCTTGCCTTACAGCAAAACAGCGAAGATGCCGCTGTCAGGGAGATATGCCGTCGGCTGGCGGAACAGATTCACGAGAAGACACAGGAAGACTTTTAG
- the leuS gene encoding leucine--tRNA ligase — translation MEEKYLPSRVEEKWQKFWEANKSFRATEDKTREKYYLLEMFPYPSGRIHMGHVRNYSIGDVIARFKRMKGFNVLHPMGWDAFGMPAENAAIQNKSHPAKWTYENIAYMRGQLKKMGLSYDWDRELATCDVDYYKWEQLIFLQMYKKGLAYKKISSVNWCPKCETVLANEQVEDGCCWRCDSNVDQKELEQWSFRITDYAEELLEYTYKLPGWPERVLTMQRNWIGRSTGCEIDFPIEGQMDKIKVFTTRQDTLFGATFMSLAPEHPMALELTTPENMATVAAFIEKVKKTDRIRRTAEDFEKEGVFTGSYCINPVTNRRMPVYLANFVLTDYGTGAVMAVPTHDQRDFEFARKYDIPMGVVIQPEGEALDPQTMAEAFTAEGIMVNSGRFDGLKSGAAKEQIADYLEKEGIGKKTVNYRLRDWGISRQRYWGNPIPMIYCDLCGAVPVPETDLPVVLPMDATFTGEGGNPLDKVDSFVNTTCPQCGEAARRETDTMDTFVESSWYFLRYCCPDFVSGPLDKEKTEYWMSVDQYIGGIEHAVMHLLYARFFTKVLRDLGYCDIDEPFTNLLTQGMVIKDGAKMSKSKGNVVDPNALIDKYGADTARLFSLFAAPPEKDLDWSDQGVDGSFRFLNRVWKLVYDTLPIIGGAGALDPAGLTNEGKGLRRQVHKTIRKVTEDIEERFHFNTAIAATMELVNTIQSFEPKNSPQNAPVLKEAIESVVMLLAPFVPHFTEELWAQLGNNKSLEQAGWPAFDSAAAIDEELLVVVQVNGKLRGKLTVAVTASEDDVKGAALADERVKPFIEGKSVKKIVYVPGKLVNIVVG, via the coding sequence GTGGAAGAAAAGTATCTCCCGAGCAGGGTTGAGGAGAAATGGCAGAAATTCTGGGAAGCCAATAAGAGCTTCAGGGCAACCGAGGATAAGACGAGGGAAAAGTATTATCTTCTGGAAATGTTTCCCTATCCTTCGGGGCGCATTCACATGGGGCATGTGCGCAACTACTCGATCGGCGACGTGATAGCCCGGTTCAAAAGGATGAAAGGCTTTAATGTCCTTCATCCCATGGGGTGGGATGCCTTCGGCATGCCGGCAGAGAACGCGGCGATCCAGAACAAGAGCCACCCTGCCAAATGGACCTATGAAAACATCGCTTATATGCGGGGCCAATTGAAAAAAATGGGCCTTTCCTATGATTGGGATCGGGAACTTGCGACCTGCGACGTGGACTACTACAAATGGGAGCAGTTGATTTTCCTGCAGATGTATAAAAAGGGTCTTGCCTATAAAAAGATATCTTCCGTTAACTGGTGCCCCAAATGTGAAACTGTTCTGGCCAATGAACAGGTTGAAGACGGCTGCTGTTGGCGGTGCGACAGTAATGTGGATCAGAAGGAACTTGAGCAGTGGTCATTCAGGATAACCGACTATGCAGAGGAACTCCTGGAATACACCTACAAGCTCCCCGGTTGGCCGGAGCGTGTCCTGACCATGCAGCGCAACTGGATAGGGCGAAGCACCGGTTGCGAAATAGATTTCCCCATCGAAGGGCAAATGGACAAGATAAAGGTTTTTACCACCCGTCAGGATACCCTGTTCGGCGCCACATTCATGTCTCTGGCGCCGGAACATCCCATGGCACTGGAGTTGACTACCCCTGAAAACATGGCAACTGTAGCGGCTTTTATCGAGAAGGTCAAGAAGACCGATCGTATCCGGCGCACTGCAGAAGACTTTGAAAAGGAAGGGGTGTTTACCGGTTCGTACTGCATAAATCCGGTCACTAACCGACGGATGCCGGTCTATCTCGCCAATTTTGTCCTGACCGACTACGGCACCGGGGCGGTTATGGCGGTACCGACCCATGACCAGCGCGATTTCGAGTTCGCGCGGAAATACGATATCCCCATGGGTGTGGTGATCCAGCCGGAAGGGGAGGCATTGGACCCGCAGACGATGGCGGAAGCTTTCACTGCTGAAGGGATCATGGTCAACTCCGGCAGGTTTGACGGCCTGAAAAGCGGCGCGGCCAAAGAGCAGATTGCCGATTATCTGGAGAAGGAGGGCATCGGCAAGAAGACGGTCAATTACCGTCTGCGTGACTGGGGGATTTCACGGCAACGCTACTGGGGGAACCCTATTCCCATGATTTACTGCGACCTTTGCGGAGCGGTGCCCGTGCCCGAAACGGATCTGCCGGTGGTTCTTCCCATGGACGCCACGTTTACCGGTGAGGGGGGTAATCCACTGGATAAGGTGGATTCCTTCGTCAATACGACCTGTCCCCAGTGTGGCGAAGCCGCCCGCAGGGAGACCGACACCATGGACACCTTTGTGGAATCCTCATGGTATTTCCTCCGTTACTGCTGCCCCGACTTTGTTTCCGGGCCGCTGGACAAGGAGAAGACCGAATACTGGATGTCGGTGGACCAGTATATCGGCGGAATCGAGCATGCGGTCATGCACCTGCTCTATGCGCGCTTCTTCACCAAGGTATTGCGCGATCTGGGCTATTGCGACATCGACGAGCCGTTCACCAACCTTCTCACCCAGGGGATGGTGATCAAGGATGGGGCGAAGATGAGCAAGTCGAAGGGGAATGTGGTCGACCCCAACGCCCTTATCGATAAATACGGTGCTGACACGGCCCGACTCTTCTCTCTCTTTGCTGCGCCGCCGGAAAAGGACCTGGACTGGAGCGATCAGGGGGTTGACGGCAGTTTCCGTTTTCTCAACCGTGTATGGAAACTGGTCTACGATACCCTGCCCATCATCGGCGGTGCGGGAGCTCTCGATCCTGCCGGGTTGACCAACGAAGGGAAGGGGTTGCGCCGCCAGGTGCACAAGACCATCAGGAAGGTGACGGAAGATATCGAGGAACGGTTCCACTTCAACACGGCCATAGCTGCCACAATGGAACTGGTCAATACCATCCAGTCGTTTGAGCCGAAAAACAGTCCGCAAAATGCACCGGTGCTCAAGGAGGCAATCGAATCGGTAGTGATGCTGCTTGCCCCCTTTGTTCCCCATTTCACCGAAGAGCTGTGGGCCCAGCTCGGTAACAATAAAAGCCTGGAGCAGGCAGGCTGGCCGGCATTTGATTCAGCTGCGGCAATTGATGAAGAGCTGCTGGTCGTTGTTCAGGTTAATGGCAAGCTGCGCGGGAAGCTGACCGTTGCCGTTACCGCTTCGGAAGATGACGTAAAAGGCGCCGCCCTTGCCGACGAGCGGGTGAAGCCGTTTATTGAAGGGAAGAGTGTAAAGAAGATTGTCTATGTTCCCGGCAAGCTGGTTAACATCGTTGTAGGTTAA
- a CDS encoding cytochrome c3 family protein — translation MKRFLLPLMLLLMIPVLLFAKEFKVVTFKTENAGKVVFDHDVHLNKLGSNCTVCHKTIFPITKKVPPVTMAEMEKGKSCGACHNKTKAFALTECVRCHIVKEVPIEIPDFGTLIFSHNFHLGMYGCGECHNKLFKPGPGNPHVSMAQMAGGVSCGACHDGKTAFTVKENCTKCHTVKDIAFTADALFSHKFHLEMYKCGDCHSKFFVAGPNSKRYSMREMEQGRSCGGCHDGSTGFSVKGDCAKCHKTTKDIPFKKSDALFSHKFHLGMYNCNDCHSGLFVGGVNSKRYTMADMAKLKSCGACHEGDVAFSVNGSCDRCHKSTKDITFTIPDIGPVNFSHSLHLGMFKCDDCHNKVFTTGVARKSFPMAEMEKGKSCGACHEGKTAFSVAANCGKCHPVKDITFTDDARFSHTKHLEMYKCGDCHSKLFVAGPDNKRRTMVDMEKGASCGACHEGSTGFSVKGDCDKCHKSTIEVAFKVPETGITYFSHKFHIGMYKCGDCHNGIFTTGVAAKRYKMADMEGGKSCGACHDAKTAFTVKENCEKCHPVKEIQFKESGALFSHKFHLGVYRCNDCHSKLFVPGEGNKRYTMPDMEKGRSCGACHESNTAFAVTGSCSKCHNVTRAVKYELPANTGSVLFSHKLHISKGYNCGDCHNNLIAPGVARKQYKMKDMEDGKSCGACHGAAMAFSVKDQGSCGRCHGGRSGDIPQFQEGMPPN, via the coding sequence GTGAAACGCTTTTTACTGCCGTTGATGTTACTGCTTATGATTCCGGTTTTGTTGTTTGCCAAGGAGTTCAAGGTAGTTACTTTTAAAACTGAGAACGCCGGTAAGGTAGTGTTTGACCATGATGTCCATCTGAATAAACTGGGCAGTAATTGTACCGTATGCCATAAGACCATCTTTCCCATCACCAAGAAGGTGCCGCCCGTGACCATGGCGGAAATGGAAAAGGGGAAATCGTGCGGTGCCTGCCATAACAAAACCAAGGCCTTTGCCCTTACTGAATGTGTAAGATGTCACATCGTTAAAGAAGTTCCCATCGAAATACCCGACTTCGGCACGTTGATCTTCAGCCATAATTTTCATCTTGGTATGTACGGGTGCGGCGAGTGTCACAACAAGCTGTTCAAGCCGGGCCCGGGCAACCCCCACGTTTCCATGGCGCAGATGGCGGGCGGAGTGTCGTGCGGTGCCTGCCATGATGGGAAAACGGCGTTTACCGTCAAGGAAAACTGCACCAAATGTCATACCGTGAAGGACATTGCGTTCACCGCCGATGCCTTATTCAGCCATAAATTCCACCTGGAGATGTACAAATGCGGGGACTGCCATAGCAAGTTTTTTGTTGCCGGTCCGAACAGCAAACGTTATTCCATGCGTGAAATGGAACAAGGGAGGTCTTGCGGTGGCTGTCACGACGGCAGCACCGGTTTTTCAGTCAAGGGCGATTGCGCAAAATGTCACAAGACTACCAAGGATATCCCTTTCAAGAAAAGCGATGCGCTTTTCAGTCATAAATTCCATCTTGGCATGTACAACTGCAATGACTGCCACAGCGGCCTCTTTGTCGGTGGCGTCAACAGCAAACGCTATACCATGGCCGACATGGCGAAGCTGAAATCATGCGGCGCCTGTCACGAAGGTGATGTCGCTTTCTCCGTCAACGGCAGTTGCGACAGATGCCATAAAAGCACGAAGGATATCACCTTCACCATACCCGATATCGGTCCGGTGAACTTCAGCCATTCGCTGCACCTGGGCATGTTCAAGTGTGATGACTGTCACAACAAGGTTTTTACCACGGGGGTGGCGAGAAAGAGCTTTCCCATGGCCGAGATGGAAAAGGGTAAGTCCTGCGGTGCCTGCCATGAGGGGAAGACAGCTTTCAGCGTGGCAGCCAATTGCGGCAAGTGCCACCCTGTCAAGGATATCACCTTTACGGATGACGCCCGTTTCAGTCACACAAAGCACCTGGAGATGTACAAGTGTGGTGACTGCCATAGCAAACTGTTTGTTGCCGGACCGGACAATAAGCGGCGTACGATGGTTGATATGGAAAAAGGGGCGTCGTGCGGCGCCTGCCATGAAGGGAGCACCGGCTTCTCGGTCAAGGGTGATTGCGACAAGTGTCATAAATCGACCATTGAAGTGGCCTTCAAAGTTCCCGAAACCGGCATCACCTACTTCAGCCATAAATTTCATATCGGCATGTACAAGTGCGGTGACTGCCACAACGGTATATTCACTACCGGTGTGGCAGCCAAACGCTATAAAATGGCTGATATGGAGGGTGGCAAGTCCTGCGGCGCATGTCACGACGCGAAAACCGCTTTTACGGTAAAAGAAAATTGTGAAAAGTGCCATCCGGTTAAAGAGATCCAGTTCAAGGAATCGGGAGCGCTCTTCAGCCACAAGTTTCATCTGGGTGTTTACCGCTGCAACGATTGCCACTCCAAGCTATTCGTTCCGGGTGAGGGGAACAAGCGTTACACCATGCCCGACATGGAAAAGGGGCGGTCCTGCGGCGCTTGTCACGAATCGAACACTGCCTTTGCGGTTACCGGCAGTTGCAGCAAGTGTCACAACGTGACGAGGGCGGTGAAATATGAACTGCCGGCCAATACCGGCAGTGTCTTGTTCAGTCACAAACTGCATATTTCGAAGGGGTACAACTGTGGTGACTGCCACAACAATCTCATTGCACCGGGTGTCGCCAGGAAACAGTATAAGATGAAGGATATGGAAGATGGTAAATCGTGCGGCGCCTGTCACGGGGCTGCAATGGCCTTCAGCGTCAAGGACCAGGGTAGCTGCGGCAGGTGCCATGGTGGCCGCTCCGGCGATATTCCCCAGTTCCAGGAAGGTATGCCGCCGAATTAA